A stretch of the Bradyrhizobium sp. CCBAU 53351 genome encodes the following:
- a CDS encoding cupin domain-containing protein produces the protein MTDSISLADKLATFQEHWSPRTITTFNDCDVMVVKVKGEFTWHKHDDTDDFFLVLKGKLDIELRDRTVTLGPGELYVVPKGVEHRPVAREEAHLMLIEPTGTPNTGDKATAAARKLV, from the coding sequence ATGACCGACAGCATATCACTTGCCGACAAGCTCGCGACTTTTCAGGAGCACTGGTCGCCGCGCACGATCACGACCTTCAACGATTGTGACGTGATGGTGGTGAAAGTGAAGGGCGAGTTCACCTGGCACAAGCACGACGACACCGACGATTTCTTTCTCGTCCTGAAAGGCAAGCTCGATATCGAGTTACGCGACCGCACGGTGACGCTCGGCCCGGGCGAGCTCTATGTCGTTCCCAAAGGTGTCGAGCATCGGCCAGTGGCGCGCGAGGAGGCTCACCTCATGCTGATCGAGCCGACCGGCACGCCGAACACAGGCGACAAGGCGACAGCCGCGGCGCGCAAGCTCGTCTAG
- a CDS encoding metallophosphoesterase, which translates to MRLAVISDIHGNLVALEAVLADIKARGADRTVNLGDCVTSPLWPKETFQALQQLSLPTVRGNHDRWIEEFPDDKLSPAGLFARNALTAEQRRMLHSLPSQLWLDDGILACHGTPDNDTTCLLEESLDDGRYVPARREVLATRLASEPAARAVLCGHSHRQAVVQGPGERLVLNPGSVGCPVFGDIPFAANLEYRSPHARYAILTRKKRGWQVELLALEYDWEAASARALANNRPDWAQAMLTGYVK; encoded by the coding sequence ATGCGATTGGCAGTCATTTCCGATATCCACGGCAACCTTGTTGCGTTGGAGGCCGTGCTCGCGGACATCAAGGCGCGCGGCGCCGATCGCACGGTGAACCTTGGCGATTGCGTTACCAGCCCGCTGTGGCCGAAAGAGACTTTCCAGGCCCTGCAACAGCTGTCGTTGCCGACGGTGCGCGGAAACCATGACCGTTGGATCGAGGAATTTCCGGACGACAAGCTCTCGCCGGCAGGTCTCTTCGCGCGCAATGCATTGACCGCGGAGCAGCGTCGGATGCTCCACAGCCTGCCCTCCCAACTGTGGCTGGACGACGGAATTCTGGCCTGCCACGGCACGCCAGATAACGACACGACCTGCCTGCTGGAGGAATCGCTCGACGACGGCCGCTACGTGCCGGCACGCCGCGAGGTGCTGGCCACGCGTCTCGCGAGCGAGCCGGCGGCCCGCGCAGTGCTGTGTGGCCATAGCCATCGCCAGGCGGTCGTACAGGGTCCCGGCGAGCGTCTCGTTCTCAATCCGGGGAGCGTCGGCTGTCCGGTCTTCGGCGACATTCCGTTTGCCGCAAACCTGGAATATCGCTCACCTCACGCCCGCTACGCGATACTCACAAGGAAGAAGCGGGGCTGGCAGGTCGAACTGCTGGCACTCGAATATGATTGGGAAGCTGCGTCGGCACGTGCACTCGCAAACAACCGTCCGGACTGGGCGCAGGCGATGTTGACCGGGTATGTCAAATAG
- a CDS encoding PAS domain-containing protein, which produces MKHPSSRAFFAYWDEKRGAARAPDRADIDPAAVRGLLGDIFVLSCEPKLGFPFRVAGTRVCALAGRDLKDQSFAALFDEESRSEIEEITTIVADEALGAIAGVTAVREDGSKAYIELLLLPFNARPHTPVSVTGVLAPFDDECGALSTFTLTSWRYLHQPEKLLPRAIRKLQIARGLMVYEGLR; this is translated from the coding sequence ATGAAACATCCGTCGAGCCGCGCGTTCTTCGCGTATTGGGACGAAAAGCGTGGCGCCGCACGGGCCCCCGACCGGGCCGACATCGATCCGGCCGCGGTCCGCGGCCTGCTCGGCGACATTTTCGTACTCTCCTGCGAGCCGAAGCTCGGGTTCCCGTTCCGCGTCGCCGGCACACGCGTCTGCGCACTGGCGGGGCGTGACCTCAAGGACCAGAGCTTCGCGGCCCTGTTCGACGAGGAAAGCCGCAGCGAGATCGAGGAGATCACGACCATCGTCGCCGACGAGGCGCTAGGCGCGATCGCCGGCGTCACGGCCGTGCGCGAGGACGGCAGCAAAGCCTATATCGAGCTGTTGCTGCTGCCCTTCAACGCCCGCCCGCATACGCCGGTGAGCGTGACGGGTGTGCTCGCGCCGTTCGACGACGAATGCGGCGCGCTGTCCACCTTCACCCTCACCTCCTGGCGCTATCTGCACCAGCCGGAGAAATTGCTGCCGCGCGCGATCCGGAAATTGCAGATCGCACGTGGGCTGATGGTGTACGAGGGACTGCGATAG
- a CDS encoding DJ-1/PfpI family protein, whose translation MTWRILALSGVGCVALLAALGGIWLLMLPGTPAQGTTSAISQDETVATLAALRPPKRKRPQIAIVGINDMSETTDYLMPYGILARADVAEVQTLATRPGPVTLYPALKVQPHATIAEFDAAHPDGADYVIVPAMSHEDDAVVLQWIRSQAGKGAIIIGVCVGAKVVANSGLLDGRQATTHWYSVRDLQKHSAIRYVADRRLVVDRGVATTTGITASMPMALTLVEAIAGRAKAEAVAREIGLAHWDARHRSEAFQFTRPFALTAIANTLAFWNREQLGIALTSGIDEVSLALVADAWSRTYRSRALTVAGTAEPQTSRGGLHILPDEVTAGWPARQMPPATADLPPAQALDQTLRAIDARYGPRTADFVAMQLEYPR comes from the coding sequence ATGACATGGCGCATTCTGGCGTTGAGCGGCGTCGGCTGCGTGGCGCTGCTTGCAGCGTTGGGCGGGATCTGGCTACTCATGCTGCCTGGCACGCCGGCTCAGGGAACCACGTCCGCGATATCCCAGGACGAGACCGTGGCAACGCTTGCGGCGCTGCGGCCGCCAAAGCGTAAACGCCCGCAGATCGCCATCGTCGGCATCAACGACATGAGCGAGACCACCGACTATCTGATGCCCTACGGCATTCTCGCGCGCGCCGACGTCGCCGAGGTGCAGACATTGGCGACCCGGCCCGGACCCGTCACGCTCTATCCCGCGCTGAAAGTGCAGCCGCATGCGACCATCGCCGAGTTCGACGCTGCGCATCCCGACGGCGCCGATTACGTCATTGTGCCCGCGATGAGCCACGAGGACGATGCCGTCGTCTTGCAGTGGATCAGGAGCCAGGCCGGCAAGGGCGCGATCATCATTGGCGTCTGCGTCGGTGCCAAGGTCGTCGCCAACAGCGGGCTGCTCGACGGCCGGCAGGCCACTACGCACTGGTATTCCGTGCGCGATCTGCAGAAGCATTCCGCGATCCGCTATGTCGCGGATCGCAGGCTGGTGGTCGACCGCGGCGTTGCGACGACGACCGGCATCACCGCATCCATGCCGATGGCGCTGACCCTGGTTGAGGCCATCGCCGGCCGCGCCAAGGCGGAGGCGGTCGCCCGCGAGATCGGTCTTGCGCATTGGGATGCGCGCCACCGCAGCGAGGCGTTCCAGTTCACCCGCCCCTTCGCGCTGACGGCGATCGCCAACACGCTGGCATTCTGGAATCGCGAGCAGCTCGGAATCGCACTGACATCAGGCATCGACGAAGTCTCGCTCGCGCTCGTGGCCGATGCGTGGTCGCGCACCTATCGCTCGCGGGCCCTTACCGTCGCAGGCACGGCGGAGCCGCAGACGAGCCGCGGCGGTCTGCACATCCTGCCCGACGAGGTCACGGCCGGCTGGCCGGCAAGGCAGATGCCGCCGGCTACCGCCGACCTGCCGCCGGCGCAAGCATTGGACCAGACGTTGCGCGCCATCGATGCACGCTACGGGCCGCGCACGGCTGACTTCGTCGCGATGCAGCTGGAATATCCACGATGA
- a CDS encoding LysR family transcriptional regulator, translating to MDWSDLRIFLAIAREGTLGAAARKIGQTQPTMGRRLRALETALGQTLFQRTADGFVLTDEGTAVLRHAERIEDEALALERHVSGAETQLDGLLRLSSSDWFGTVMLSPVIAAFGKRHPKVTVELLTDARLYSLPRREADLVFRIKPFSEPEVISRKLLHIPYALYGKKGSKPPRAGDGSAVRVVTMNAEFADMPDAVWLKRTLPNAQIASRSNNRQAQAELCASGGGLAVLPRLLGDRDRRLVALDIGTAPPGRDTYVGYHRDLRRLARLRALLDLVIERLAARAP from the coding sequence ATGGACTGGAGCGATCTGCGCATCTTCCTGGCGATTGCCCGCGAAGGCACCCTCGGCGCCGCCGCGCGCAAGATCGGCCAGACCCAACCGACGATGGGCCGGCGGCTTCGCGCGCTCGAGACAGCGCTGGGACAGACATTGTTCCAGCGCACGGCGGATGGTTTCGTGCTGACCGACGAGGGCACCGCCGTGCTCCGCCACGCCGAACGGATCGAGGACGAGGCGCTCGCGCTGGAGCGACATGTGTCGGGTGCGGAGACGCAGCTCGACGGCCTGTTGCGCCTGTCGTCGTCGGACTGGTTCGGGACGGTGATGCTGTCGCCGGTGATCGCAGCGTTCGGCAAGCGTCACCCCAAGGTGACGGTGGAACTCCTGACCGATGCGCGGCTCTACAGCCTGCCGCGGCGCGAGGCCGACCTGGTCTTCCGCATCAAGCCGTTCAGCGAGCCCGAGGTGATCTCCAGAAAGCTGCTGCACATTCCCTACGCGCTCTATGGCAAGAAGGGCAGCAAGCCGCCGCGCGCCGGCGACGGCAGCGCTGTCCGCGTCGTCACCATGAATGCCGAGTTCGCCGACATGCCGGACGCGGTCTGGCTGAAGCGCACGCTGCCGAATGCGCAGATCGCCTCGCGCAGCAACAATAGGCAGGCGCAGGCCGAGCTATGTGCGAGCGGCGGTGGACTGGCGGTGCTGCCGCGTCTGCTCGGCGATCGCGACCGCCGCCTCGTCGCGCTCGACATCGGCACGGCGCCGCCCGGCCGCGACACCTATGTCGGTTATCACCGCGATCTCAGACGTCTTGCCCGCCTGCGCGCGCTGCTTGACCTCGTGATCGAGAGGTTGGCTGCCAGGGCTCCGTAG
- a CDS encoding zinc-dependent alcohol dehydrogenase family protein, giving the protein MSTQLTMRAGVLEAHNTPLRLATISRPEIGPREVLVRVRASGVNPLDTKIHAGTAAHARHSLPAIPGIDLAGVVERTGREVTRFKVGDEVYGMTGGVGGVPGSLAEFAAVDADLLALKPANLSMREAAALPLIVITAWEGLIDRAALKAGQKVLIHGGAGGVGHVAIQIARAFGADVFATGSASQRATIEGFGAVFIDRDSPVEAYLAQHTGGRGFDIVYDTVGGKVLDASFEAVRRFGHVVSALGWGTHALAPLSFRAATYSGVFTLLPLLSGEGRAHHGEIMTEATGLVEAGKLVPLLDARRFTMESVGEAYALIRDHAAKGKLVVEI; this is encoded by the coding sequence ATGTCGACACAATTGACGATGCGCGCTGGCGTCCTGGAGGCTCACAACACCCCCTTACGCCTCGCGACGATTTCAAGGCCCGAGATCGGGCCGCGCGAGGTGCTGGTGCGGGTGCGCGCGAGCGGGGTCAATCCGCTCGACACCAAGATCCATGCCGGCACGGCCGCGCATGCGCGCCATTCGCTGCCGGCGATCCCCGGGATCGATCTCGCCGGCGTGGTCGAACGCACGGGGCGTGAGGTGACCCGGTTCAAGGTCGGCGACGAGGTCTACGGCATGACCGGTGGCGTCGGCGGCGTGCCGGGATCGCTGGCCGAATTCGCCGCTGTCGATGCCGACCTCCTGGCATTGAAGCCCGCCAATCTCAGCATGCGGGAAGCTGCCGCCCTGCCCTTGATCGTCATCACGGCCTGGGAAGGCCTGATCGACCGCGCGGCGTTGAAGGCCGGCCAGAAGGTCTTGATCCACGGCGGCGCAGGCGGCGTCGGCCATGTCGCGATCCAGATCGCGCGCGCATTCGGAGCGGACGTGTTCGCAACCGGCTCGGCGTCGCAGCGCGCCACGATCGAAGGCTTCGGCGCCGTGTTCATCGATCGCGACAGTCCGGTCGAAGCCTACCTTGCGCAGCATACCGGCGGCCGCGGCTTCGACATCGTCTACGACACCGTCGGCGGCAAGGTGCTCGACGCCTCCTTTGAAGCGGTGCGCCGCTTCGGCCATGTGGTGAGCGCACTCGGCTGGGGGACGCATGCGCTTGCGCCACTGTCGTTCCGCGCCGCCACCTATTCCGGCGTGTTCACGCTGCTGCCGCTGCTGTCGGGCGAAGGCCGCGCCCATCACGGGGAGATCATGACGGAGGCCACGGGCCTCGTCGAGGCCGGCAAGCTCGTGCCGCTGCTCGACGCCAGGCGCTTTACGATGGAGAGCGTCGGCGAGGCCTATGCGCTGATCCGAGACCACGCCGCCAAGGGCAAGCTGGTCGTCGAGATCTGA
- a CDS encoding rhomboid family intramembrane serine protease yields MDSPPHDSSQDPQPGLPAVQVVHEEAPREPILTLPFALTAYILLLAVIHLRVLLPPELENWTIDVFGFIPKRYDSSLLNLQIPGGTGAKVWSFVTYSLLHANLTHLGFNVLWLLPFGSALARRFGAVRFFLFLAVTAAAGALAHLVTHEHAVAPMIGASASVSGAMAAAIRFAFVRGSFLSFNRSDADTAARVPALPLSRALRDGRVVGFLAVWFGVNIIFGVGAIGIDSETTSVAWQAHIGGFFAGLLLFTLFDPVPRARNDAADASSQDVSDRI; encoded by the coding sequence TTGGATTCCCCGCCGCACGATTCGTCGCAAGATCCTCAGCCCGGCCTGCCGGCGGTCCAGGTGGTTCATGAGGAGGCTCCGCGCGAGCCGATCCTGACGCTGCCGTTCGCGCTGACGGCCTATATCCTGCTGCTGGCGGTGATCCATCTGCGGGTGCTGCTGCCGCCGGAACTCGAGAACTGGACCATCGACGTCTTCGGCTTCATCCCGAAGCGCTACGATTCCTCGCTGCTCAATCTGCAGATCCCCGGCGGCACCGGGGCCAAGGTCTGGAGCTTCGTCACCTATTCGCTGCTGCACGCCAACCTGACCCATCTCGGCTTCAACGTGCTGTGGCTGTTGCCGTTCGGCAGCGCGCTGGCGCGGCGCTTCGGCGCCGTCAGGTTCTTCCTGTTTCTAGCGGTGACGGCGGCGGCCGGCGCGCTCGCCCATCTCGTCACCCATGAGCATGCGGTGGCGCCGATGATCGGGGCCTCGGCCTCGGTGTCCGGCGCGATGGCCGCCGCCATCCGCTTCGCGTTCGTCCGCGGCAGTTTCCTGTCGTTCAACCGTTCGGACGCGGATACCGCGGCAAGGGTTCCGGCGCTGCCGCTGTCGCGCGCGCTGCGCGACGGACGGGTGGTCGGTTTCCTCGCGGTGTGGTTCGGTGTCAACATCATCTTCGGCGTCGGCGCGATCGGCATCGATTCCGAAACCACGAGCGTCGCCTGGCAGGCGCATATCGGCGGCTTCTTCGCCGGCCTGTTGCTGTTCACCCTGTTCGATCCCGTGCCGCGCGCGCGAAACGATGCTGCGGATGCGTCATCACAGGACGTTTCAGACCGTATTTGA
- a CDS encoding CBS domain-containing protein, producing MTVRSILNTKGHQIMSVEPDAKLATAVKLLGEKKIGAVLVMNQSRLEGILSERDIVRVLGERGAAVLEEPVAQVMTRKVVTCKETDTVAELMEMMTSGKFRHLPVIDNGKVVGLISIGDIVKRRVQEYESEQEALRDYIKTA from the coding sequence ATGACGGTACGTTCCATTCTCAACACCAAGGGCCACCAGATCATGAGCGTCGAGCCCGACGCCAAGCTGGCGACCGCGGTCAAGCTGCTCGGCGAGAAGAAGATCGGTGCGGTGCTGGTGATGAACCAGAGCCGGCTCGAAGGCATCCTGTCGGAGCGCGACATCGTGCGCGTGCTCGGCGAGCGCGGCGCCGCCGTCCTGGAAGAGCCGGTGGCTCAGGTCATGACCCGCAAGGTCGTCACCTGCAAGGAGACCGATACGGTCGCCGAGCTCATGGAGATGATGACATCGGGCAAGTTCCGCCATCTGCCCGTGATCGACAACGGCAAGGTGGTTGGCCTGATCTCGATCGGCGACATCGTCAAGCGCCGGGTCCAGGAATACGAGTCCGAGCAGGAAGCCCTGCGCGACTACATCAAGACCGCCTGA
- a CDS encoding DEAD/DEAH box helicase: MSFPALTPPLARALAERNYDSPTPVQLAVLAEEAANRDLLVSAQTGSGKTLAYGLAMARDLLGDAEQFAAAAAPLALIVAPTRELAMQVQRELAWLYGHTGGRVVSCVGGMDPRREQRELAAGAHIVVGTPGRLCDHLRRGRLDISELKAVVLDEADEMLNLGFREDMEFILETTPETRRTLLFSATFPRGIVALAKQYQRQAFRIEVAGDEGGHADIEYRAIRIAPADAEHAVVNVLRFFEAPSALVFCSTRDHVRHLQAALLERGFSVVALSGELTQNERTLALQSLRDGRARVCVATDVAARGIDLPSLDLVIHADLPNDAEVMQHRSGRTGRAGRKGTSVLLVPPARRRRAELLLNLAGVDAAWGTAPQADEIRKLDHERMKDVLFTEETTPDDQALAQALLAERSAEDIAAALARLYRARLPSPEDIIDPGERSGRPRDDRGRDRFEGGDDRAAKPRSKSGKASSKHAMAEGSVWFRAAIGRRKNAEARWLLPMICRRGGIDKRDIGAIKIMDTTTEFEISVRAAESFAAKIKRPDKEDSIRIEPMTEAPQRQEAAEERSHAPRREGRDSDHRERRDDRPRDKGEFKPRSKPHGERGPKFDDAPSFAQKKKHKNKPGRAEPSVTPWPAQGAPGKKAKKKKHRG, encoded by the coding sequence GTGTCTTTTCCGGCCCTGACCCCGCCGCTCGCCCGAGCTTTGGCCGAGCGGAACTATGATTCTCCGACCCCCGTTCAGCTCGCCGTGCTGGCGGAGGAAGCCGCCAATCGCGACCTCCTGGTTTCGGCCCAGACCGGCTCCGGCAAAACCCTCGCTTATGGCCTCGCCATGGCCAGGGATCTGCTCGGCGATGCCGAGCAGTTTGCCGCCGCGGCCGCACCGCTCGCCCTGATCGTAGCGCCGACCCGCGAGCTTGCCATGCAGGTCCAGCGCGAGCTTGCCTGGCTCTATGGGCATACGGGCGGACGCGTCGTCTCCTGCGTCGGTGGCATGGATCCGCGTCGCGAGCAGCGCGAGCTTGCCGCCGGCGCCCATATTGTCGTCGGCACGCCCGGCCGGCTCTGCGACCATTTGCGCCGCGGCCGTCTCGATATCTCCGAATTGAAGGCGGTCGTCCTCGACGAGGCCGACGAGATGCTCAATCTCGGCTTCCGCGAGGACATGGAATTCATCCTCGAGACCACGCCGGAGACGCGTCGCACCTTGCTGTTCTCGGCGACCTTCCCGCGCGGCATCGTCGCGCTGGCCAAGCAATATCAGCGGCAGGCATTCCGGATCGAGGTCGCCGGCGATGAAGGCGGTCACGCCGATATCGAGTATCGCGCGATCCGGATCGCGCCCGCCGATGCCGAGCATGCCGTCGTCAACGTGCTGCGCTTCTTCGAGGCGCCGAGCGCGCTGGTGTTTTGCAGCACGCGCGATCATGTCAGGCATTTGCAGGCAGCACTGCTGGAGCGCGGCTTTTCCGTCGTCGCTCTCTCGGGCGAATTGACCCAGAACGAGCGCACCCTGGCGCTGCAGTCGCTGCGCGATGGCCGCGCCCGCGTCTGCGTTGCGACCGACGTCGCCGCTCGCGGCATCGATCTGCCGAGCCTCGACCTCGTCATTCACGCCGACCTGCCCAACGACGCCGAGGTGATGCAGCATCGCTCGGGCCGCACCGGTCGCGCGGGCCGCAAGGGGACGAGCGTCCTGCTGGTGCCGCCGGCGCGACGGCGGCGCGCCGAGCTGCTGCTCAATCTCGCAGGGGTGGACGCGGCCTGGGGCACGGCGCCGCAGGCGGACGAGATCCGCAAGCTCGATCACGAGCGCATGAAGGACGTGCTGTTCACCGAGGAGACGACCCCCGACGACCAGGCTCTGGCGCAGGCCTTGCTGGCCGAGCGCTCGGCCGAGGACATCGCCGCCGCACTGGCGCGGCTCTATCGCGCACGGCTGCCGTCGCCCGAGGACATCATCGATCCCGGCGAGCGCAGCGGCCGGCCGCGCGACGATCGCGGCCGCGACAGGTTTGAAGGCGGCGACGATCGCGCCGCCAAGCCGCGATCAAAGTCCGGAAAGGCGTCCTCGAAACACGCCATGGCGGAGGGCAGCGTCTGGTTCCGCGCCGCGATCGGACGGCGCAAGAATGCGGAAGCGCGCTGGCTGCTGCCGATGATCTGCCGCCGCGGCGGCATCGACAAGCGCGACATCGGCGCCATCAAGATCATGGACACCACCACCGAGTTCGAGATTTCCGTGCGGGCCGCCGAATCCTTTGCCGCCAAGATCAAGCGTCCGGACAAGGAAGACAGCATCCGCATCGAGCCGATGACGGAGGCGCCGCAGCGACAAGAGGCTGCGGAAGAGCGGTCCCACGCGCCTCGGCGCGAGGGCCGCGACAGCGATCATCGTGAACGTCGCGACGATCGTCCGCGCGACAAGGGTGAATTCAAGCCACGCAGCAAGCCTCACGGCGAGCGCGGGCCGAAATTCGACGATGCTCCGTCTTTCGCTCAGAAAAAGAAGCACAAGAACAAGCCGGGTCGCGCAGAGCCTTCGGTCACACCGTGGCCTGCGCAGGGCGCGCCTGGAAAGAAAGCGAAGAAGAAAAAGCATCGCGGCTAA
- a CDS encoding patatin-like phospholipase family protein — protein MLDILKGRGANGSNGEKIGLGPTRRPVIGLALGGGAARGFAHIGILRTLLANGIVPDVVVGTSIGAVVGGLHAAGRLETFEDWGRSLQGMRNILGYLDIRLNGSGLLGGEKLAGRLEDAVGQTLIEDLPVKFASVATEVRTGHEIWLTRGRLVDAMRASYALPGIFQPMLIGDRWLVDGALVNPVPVSAARALGAEIVIAANLSSDIFTHSTTIHSHGAPPTPVVPEAEEPAAKRRFPRLFSPERTMKREFFGGNGRPGISSVMVDAFNIMQDRITRARLAGDPPDLLISPRIGQFGWFDFHRSEDLIAHGARAAERALDSIQEAIDVLAPAPAGHAPKADDGA, from the coding sequence GTGCTGGACATCTTGAAGGGGCGCGGCGCAAACGGCTCGAACGGCGAGAAGATTGGCCTTGGCCCCACCCGCCGTCCCGTCATCGGCCTTGCCCTCGGCGGCGGCGCGGCGCGCGGCTTTGCCCATATCGGAATCCTCAGGACCCTGCTTGCCAACGGCATCGTGCCCGACGTCGTGGTCGGCACCTCCATCGGCGCCGTGGTCGGCGGCCTGCATGCGGCCGGGCGGCTCGAGACGTTCGAAGATTGGGGGCGCAGCCTGCAAGGCATGCGCAACATCCTCGGCTATCTCGACATCCGCCTCAATGGATCCGGCCTGCTCGGCGGCGAGAAGCTTGCGGGCCGCCTTGAGGACGCGGTTGGGCAGACCTTGATCGAGGATTTACCGGTGAAATTCGCGAGCGTCGCGACCGAAGTCCGCACCGGCCATGAGATCTGGCTGACGCGTGGCCGCCTGGTCGATGCGATGCGCGCGTCCTACGCGCTGCCCGGGATCTTCCAGCCCATGCTGATCGGCGACCGCTGGCTGGTCGACGGCGCGCTGGTCAATCCCGTGCCGGTCTCGGCCGCCCGCGCGCTCGGCGCCGAAATCGTCATCGCCGCAAATCTTTCCAGCGACATCTTCACCCATTCCACGACGATCCATTCGCATGGCGCACCGCCCACCCCGGTGGTGCCGGAGGCGGAAGAACCGGCGGCCAAGCGGCGCTTCCCGCGGCTATTCTCTCCCGAGAGGACCATGAAGCGCGAATTCTTCGGCGGCAACGGCCGGCCCGGCATCTCCTCGGTGATGGTCGATGCCTTCAACATCATGCAGGACCGCATCACCCGCGCCCGCCTCGCCGGCGATCCCCCGGATCTGCTGATCTCGCCACGGATCGGCCAGTTCGGCTGGTTCGACTTCCATCGCTCCGAGGACCTGATCGCCCACGGTGCGCGCGCCGCCGAGCGCGCGCTGGACTCCATCCAGGAGGCGATCGATGTGCTGGCGCCGGCGCCCGCGGGGCACGCGCCGAAAGCGGACGATGGCGCCTGA
- a CDS encoding GNAT family N-acetyltransferase codes for MSKPHWRPAHASDLPAISAIAARVHPGLPERPEVIDEKMRLYPDGCRVLIADDEIAGYGLAHPWKLHQIPPLDRLLERLPEDADCLYVHDVAVMPEFRGGVLRAYIADIEQLARASRIATLALVSVYATRPMWQRLGFRPVAVDAALRAKLASYGEGATYMLRDLAAA; via the coding sequence ATGAGCAAGCCGCATTGGCGTCCCGCCCACGCATCCGACCTGCCCGCGATCAGCGCCATCGCGGCACGGGTTCATCCTGGTCTTCCTGAAAGGCCAGAAGTCATCGACGAGAAGATGCGGCTCTATCCCGATGGCTGCCGCGTGCTCATTGCCGACGACGAGATCGCCGGCTACGGCCTCGCGCATCCCTGGAAGCTGCATCAGATCCCGCCGCTCGACCGCTTGCTCGAACGCCTGCCCGAAGACGCGGACTGTCTCTATGTCCACGACGTCGCCGTGATGCCCGAGTTTCGCGGCGGCGTTCTGCGCGCCTATATCGCCGATATCGAGCAACTCGCGCGCGCATCACGCATCGCAACGCTCGCGCTGGTCTCGGTCTACGCCACGCGGCCGATGTGGCAGCGTCTCGGCTTTCGGCCCGTCGCCGTGGACGCCGCACTGCGCGCAAAGCTCGCATCCTATGGCGAAGGCGCGACGTATATGCTGCGCGACCTCGCCGCGGCGTAG
- a CDS encoding VOC family protein produces the protein MTNEQTPAQRNRSSFHAIRAIDYTVIFVRDMAAMRRFYEDVLAFPLLRELSPNWIEYGLGRNTLALARPSRTAADAPTPAGSASLQLAFKVSATEVDQCADELVRHGVALVSPPTNQSFGHRTLFFRDPDGNLLEVYAEI, from the coding sequence ATGACAAACGAACAAACACCAGCCCAGCGCAACCGCTCCTCCTTCCACGCCATCCGCGCGATCGACTACACCGTCATCTTCGTACGCGACATGGCCGCGATGCGGCGGTTCTATGAGGACGTGCTCGCCTTCCCGCTACTTCGTGAGTTGTCGCCGAACTGGATCGAGTACGGCCTCGGCCGCAACACGCTGGCGCTGGCTCGGCCGAGCCGCACGGCCGCTGATGCGCCGACGCCGGCGGGCAGCGCCTCGCTGCAACTGGCGTTCAAGGTGTCGGCCACGGAGGTCGACCAATGCGCCGATGAACTCGTGCGGCATGGTGTGGCGTTGGTGTCGCCGCCGACGAACCAGTCCTTCGGCCACCGCACGCTGTTCTTCCGCGACCCCGACGGCAATCTGCTGGAGGTCTATGCGGAGATCTGA